CGTCGCGGTCGGCTTCCTCGCGATGTTCGGCCGGACCGGGCTGTTCAACGACGTGCTCGGGATCGTCGGGCTCGGTCCCGTGAATCTAACGTTCACGCTGGAGATCGTCGTCCTCGCGCACGCCTTCTACAACGCGCCGCTGGTGACGCGACTCGTGACGGCGGCCTGGGAGTCCGTCGACGCCGACCGCGTCGAGACCGCTCGGACGCTCGGGGCCTCGCCCCTGCGGGCGTTCCGGGACGTGACGCTCCCGCAGTTGCTGCCCGCGCTGGCGACGGCTGCGGTGTTGACCTTCGTGTTCACGTTCATGTCGTTCCCCATCGTCCTCGCGCTCGGCGGGCTGGAACTGGCGACGGTCGAGGTCTGGCTGTACTCGCAGGTCCAGAGCCTCGACCTGGCGGAGGCGGCGACGCTGGGTGCGATCGAGACCGCGCTCTCGCTGGGGTTGCTGTACGTCTATCTGCGGTACGAGGCGACGCGGACCGGGTCGAGCAGTGGGGACCGCGGCCTGTCACGGCGGCCGCTGGTCGACGGAGCCCGGTCGCTCCTCGACCCCCTTCGGCTCGCCATGCTCGCGTACGGGGCTGTCGTCCTCGTGCTGTTCGCGGGCCCGCTCGTCAGCCTGATCGTCGAGAGCGTCACGACGCCCGGGGGACAGTTCACGCTGGAGTACTACGCCTTCCTGCTCGCCCGGCAGGCCTCGACGGCCGCGGGGACGGTCCAGCCGTTCCCGGCCGTGGTCAACTCCCTGCTGTTCGGCGCAGCCACGCTCCTCGTGGCGATCCCGATGGGTATCGTCGTCTCGGTCGTCGCGACGCGGGAGGGACGCGGCACCCGCACGGCCGAGGTGTTGCTGACCGCACCGCTTGCCGTCAGCGGGATCGTCCTCGGACTGGGGATGCTCCAGACGCTCGTGTTCGGCACGACCCTGTTCGGCCGCCGGCTCACGGTCACCGGGCCGGTCGCCATCGTCGCCGCCCACGCGGTCGCGGCCTACCCGTTCGTCTCCCGCAGTGTGACACCGGCGTTGCGCTCGGTGGACGACCGGCTCGGGGAGGCCGCCCGCTCGCTCGGGGCCGACCGGACGACCGTGTTGACCGACGTGGAACTGCCACTGGTCGCGCCGGCACTGGTGGCCGGCGCGGCCTTCGCCTTCGCCATCAGCGTCGGGGAGTTCGACTCGACCGTCCTGCTCGCGGAGGGCGTCG
This Halorientalis sp. IM1011 DNA region includes the following protein-coding sequences:
- a CDS encoding iron ABC transporter permease; its protein translation is MARRDGWALWAGVAATLATLVVVFYYPVASVFAEAFSAEGRLSLAPVLSVLSDPFYVDLFAFTAYQALLSTVASVLIGLPGAYVLARFEFPGRRFLRSVTILPFVLPSILVAVGFLAMFGRTGLFNDVLGIVGLGPVNLTFTLEIVVLAHAFYNAPLVTRLVTAAWESVDADRVETARTLGASPLRAFRDVTLPQLLPALATAAVLTFVFTFMSFPIVLALGGLELATVEVWLYSQVQSLDLAEAATLGAIETALSLGLLYVYLRYEATRTGSSSGDRGLSRRPLVDGARSLLDPLRLAMLAYGAVVLVLFAGPLVSLIVESVTTPGGQFTLEYYAFLLARQASTAAGTVQPFPAVVNSLLFGAATLLVAIPMGIVVSVVATREGRGTRTAEVLLTAPLAVSGIVLGLGMLQTLVFGTTLFGRRLTVTGPVAIVAAHAVAAYPFVSRSVTPALRSVDDRLGEAARSLGADRTTVLTDVELPLVAPALVAGAAFAFAISVGEFDSTVLLAEGVDTATMPVALERYTDDRSIGPSLGPATAMGTVLLAVTTVSFVLIDRVGGMWE